The following are from one region of the Primulina tabacum isolate GXHZ01 unplaced genomic scaffold, ASM2559414v2 Contig511, whole genome shotgun sequence genome:
- the LOC142534433 gene encoding large ribosomal subunit protein eL30-like, with product MVAAKKTKKTTESINSRLALVVKSGKYTLGYKTVLKTLRNSKGKLVLISNNCPPLRKSEIEYYAMLSKVVVHHYNGNNIDLGTACGKYYRVSCLSIIDQGDSEIIKSLSGEH from the exons ATGGTAGCCGCCAAGAAGACT AAGAAGACCACCGAAAGCATCAACAGCAGATTGGCCCTGGTGGTAAAGAGTGGGAAGTATACTCTTGGTTACAAGACGGTGCTCAAAACTTTACGTAACTCAAAAG GGAAATTGGTTCTTATCTCGAACAACTGCCCTCCACTGAGGAAGTCAGAGATTGAGTACTATGCGATGCTCTCTAAAGTTGTTGTTCACCATTATAATGGAA ACAACATTGACTTGGGAACTGCATGCGGCAAATACTATCGTGTATCATGCCTCAGCATCATTGATCAAG GTGACTCAGAGATCATCAAATCATTGAGCGGTGAACATTGA